Genomic DNA from Dioscorea cayenensis subsp. rotundata cultivar TDr96_F1 chromosome 1, TDr96_F1_v2_PseudoChromosome.rev07_lg8_w22 25.fasta, whole genome shotgun sequence:
TCTCTATCAGTAGGCAAGAGTGGAGATGAAAGTCAATGGGAATGGTAGTCACTAAACAGAAGTACACACTACCAAGGGACATAATATGGTCACACACTCAGAAATTGCAATAGAAGTATATAACCTGCATGTGAGTGCTTTACGATGAAATTTTCATCCGGAAAGGTGCCACCATAGATTGAAACCTTGCCTTTCCCATCCTTACGAATAATATCACCACCTTGAATCATAAAGCCAGAAATGATCCGATGAAATGGTATACCCTTGTAGTGAAGATTCTTTCCGCTGCTTCCCTTACCCTTCTCAcctaaaagagaaaaacaattcATATAACTCCATTAATGTGTGCTATTCAGATGGTAAAAAATGTCCCTTTTCTTCAGTAACGGATAAGATTTCTCATGATAAATGAGCTTTAGAAATCCATCCATGGGAAACAAAATGAATTATAGATATTTTTGAAGCACCCACATACCTGTGCAAAGAGCCCTGAAATTTTCTGCATCAACAAAGATATGTGTCCATCAGCCATCAAGCAGAAATAATTAGGAACAACTAAGTGCATTGCCATAACAAAAAATGCAAATGGTTAACTAACTGACGAAATTCATGAGGAGCAGGACTAAATCAATATGAGGGTAAAAATGCAAGATGAACTCTTTCCACAACAGTTtaggtatatatattaataatggcTCATTTTAGTTTGTGAACATGTCTGATTTGGAAGACATTTACGTGAGAGAGCTTTTAAAACCATAGGTGTCAATAAATTATTGAAACAGTGACTAAGTACTGATTTGCTGTCATTGGTCATGGCATATATTTCAGTTAAGGAGCCTGGTAAGCAGACCAGAGCGTTCTTTTATTGAACATCAGAAAGTTAAAGAGGATAAGGATTGCAATTAACTATCCGTGTAAAAAGTCTATATTATATGATTTCTTATAATCAGGCAAGATTAAACAGTAATTATACTTGAGGGGAGAACCATATGTCCATGCACAACTTTTCCAAGCATGGCTAATGCtaaaaatcaatgatatttCCTAGTATCATATAGGtgggaaataaaaaataaaaaataaaataaaatatgtgtcaaaaatataaaattcatcaATCAGAAGAAGTAAATGCCCATGAACCAAGAATATTATAACTGCTGCACAGTTTAGCTTCTGTGCGCAAAATTCGAGTTCTCCTCAATCATGCTGGTCTGAGTTTTGGAGTGTGTTTATTTGCACATAGTCATTTATATGCTCATACCCTTTACTATGGTATTTAAATATGTATCATGCTCTCCCTTCTTTAATGAAGTCCTCAACATGTAATATAAATGTTCCTCATAGTTCTGTTTTTTTAGTCTTTAACCATCTGAAACATACCCTTTAAAAGAGAGACCAAACAATTAGTACTCACAGATAACTTGGAAAGGCACAAAATCCAAGCAAATATTGCACTACCACAAGCAACATAGACAACCACTATGTACAAATATGAATCAGAACATATGCAGAAACCTTATAACAACaccatctttttatttcaaaGCAGTATACTAAAGCAAATAACTAAATAACATAAAGGAAAATACACTCTGGGATCTTTAAGATATGTAATAAAGTATTGGGATATGGCATACCGGCAGTTTTTGGAACCACATTTCCATACAATCCAACAACAATTCTACCTGGAGAATGCAAACAGATGATATTAAAGATGACAAAGATGATGACAATAATGATTGCAATATGGAACAATCagcaaaaatataattacatgAATTCAATTGCTAAGCATTTCAAAGCCATCTGATGAAATTCAATTACCATAAGTAGAGCTAAAGGCTAAAGCAATTGTCTTTTAAGAACATGAAAACGTAAGGAacatattaaatacaaaaaaaaaattataaaatgcatTTGATGTacctaattatttcaaaatctTCAAAGTGTCCATATATGAATTGTTTAAACTTTAAAGTTTAAACAATTAAGATGAAACTCTCTCAGAGCCTAACAATAGAACACGTTCAGATAAACTCTAACACTAACTGCTGAAACCTGTAATGGAATATGCATATCCTTCTCAATTGAATGTCATAGCAAAAGCAATTTGACTACTTTAAGGTGGTGGTTAGATAGGCGGTCTAACTTTGGAATACAGCAAAAATATGTCCACTAAACAATCAACAATTGCATTAAGTAATTGAGTCCACTAGGCATATCATGCAACACCATGGGCATAACCTGGTGCTGTTCACTCCACATGATTTACTTTGATctcatttaatataaaaaacagaGATATTAGATCactctaaataaataaagttaataaaccaGTCCTATATTAACAAAgtaaataagaaagaagaatGACTGGGCAATCCTTTTAGTAGCACAGATTAAAAGAAGATCAATAGCTTTTCAGAAACAAAGGATTTTAGCATATTCTAAGTTATACCTGCTTGCTGCCCATCGATGGTAACATCCAAATAAACTCTATGGGTAACCTCATGTGCCACTTCCCCCGTCACTTCCTCCTACATTAATAACAAGTAGGCCTTGATTTGTAAGATAGCATGCCCAAacacaaatgaataaaataataatactctTAGATTGAAAAGTAAGTTTTATAGAACGTTTGTTAGACCAGATATGATATACACAGCTAAAAAACGACATTCTCAACGGATGGGCATAGCTAAGATGAGAATGTTGAGATAATTATCATTATCAGGTGTTACTAGAAAGAGAAGATTAAGGAATGAATTTATCTGAAATAGATTAGGGGTGATACTTATTACTGATAAGCTAAGAGAGAATCAATTAAGGTGATATGGCCGTATCCTTAAACGACCAATAGAAGCCCCCGTAAAAAATGTAGAAGCTATTCAAGTGGAGGGTTATAGAAAAGGCGGAGATAGATTTAAAAAGTGTTTAATAGAAACTTTATGAGATACTGATCTTGGTTTGTCTTTTGGTTCTTGATAGAGTAACgaggaaggaaaaaaatttcatgaagtGACCCTAACggtttgttcttgttgttgaatAAAATAATTGTACTCTTGCAtttctttgtaattttaaattaaatagtaacttaagaaataatttttcaatataagGTTGGTTTGGGTTGCTTTTTCAGCATAACACATTGATGATGACATCTCTGGACACATGATTCTACCAATGGAAACACGATAGACATTGTCAAAATCATGATTTTAGATAGTTCAAAATAATGTTAACATCTAATAAGGTTTTCTCTAACATGGCATCATCAAATTGCCATAAATTCTACAACTTGGTTACTTATACCATCATTAAACCACTAGGTCAATTTTGAACTAGCAAGCTTTTGAAAATAACCCACTAAAACATTAGGTTTAAAATCATCTCTTAAATCAAATCCTAAGGTACTAAATTGGAAATCACTCCAAAATATGAGGATTTAAAAGTGGTTTTAACTCATAAAACTCTATAACGAAGAAGAGATAAGATCATTGCTTTAAATTTGCATCACAATTAATGCAACTTAGAGTAACAAATCATaacgtacctttttcttatcTCCTTTCGGAGGGAAGGATGGccattcctttttcttttgcttacttaaaaattaaaattagaggcTCGTAAATGATTCGCATAAACTTATTAAGGCTTTAGACTAAAATTATGGTTACAATGTCCATGATAGAAAAACCTGGGGTGAGAGACAAAAGCACACTATCATTATACATGAAGCCAAACATAGTTAGATAGCATAGTTTCAATGGCTATGAAATCATGAAAATGCATTTCCCTCCTTTGGGAGTTTTAGAACCAACAAAACCTCTAGACAGGATTTTCTTCAATacttacaaaaacaataatggaatCTCAAACTCCAAAACATCCGCCACATAATCTTCCTCATTCGTGTTTGTAGAACATAATGAAAGTTACAGGAATTTTGTTctctaatcaaataaaaaccatttCTATTAACTGATGATAGACGAAAGCTTAAGAACCTTATTTTTCACCATGTCACAAAACCTCACTGAAATTTAAAGAAGCACCATTCCTATTTACTCGTAATAGAGTGAAACATCACAATCAACCCTATTGTAACCATTTCCAACATTCCAATGAACTGTAAAGaattaccattcctattcctaTTCATTTAATAGCAAACTTTTTCTTTAACCAATGTGAACAAACCACATCAGAGACATGCACAGACATGAAGTTAATAATTCAATACACTTGTGCCCTCACTCTATATGAGCTGAGATTTGAATTCATTTTCTCAAACAATCTACGCAGGACCCGGTGCTAATGGACAAAGAGTTTGTTGCCACTTAATAACAAACTGAAGCATCATGATCAACCTAATTTCCATTCATTCCACAAAATTCCACTGAAATTTACATGCATGTCACACTAGCTGCAAAAAAATCCTTTCttgaggaaaataaataaattaatacaaatcCTACATACCTAATTACTATTTGTCATATTTAtgccccaaaaaaaaaattataacttaaatCTGATCGCTCTGAATCGTGCCAAGAAGCTAAATGTGAGATCGAAACACTCAAAAGAACAATCCGGTAAAACAACAAGCAGATCTAGAAGCATGGAATAAAGCGACAAGAATCGCATCACTGTATCCAAAGAGATAAAATAAGTACCGAGATGGAGACCAGAGCTTCCCTCCGcctgaaggagaagaaggtaaAGACGAAGATGAGGCCAAGGAACGCGATGACGGTGAGAGATTTGAGGTTCATCGTGGCCCTCGATTCGCCGATCGTGCTCACCGCCGGCTGAGCTCTTCTCCGATCACCACCTTACACTCCGGCTCCGCTTCTCGCATTCGTTCTTCTTCTTCGCTGTTTCTAGTCTCTTTGTATATCACTACTGTGCATCACTAGAACCCCGGGCGAATGGAAAGCGAGATCTATATGATTCTATAACAGAGGAAAGGAAAATGTggactaaaatataaatataaatataaatctttttatttttataaaacaactGAAAACAACATTTGGGTCTCTTGCGTAAAGTGTTCGCCTCGATTGTCGAGCTGGGCGAGTTCGATCTCGTCGCGTAGGGTGAGGCGCGTTCGATGGTAGTCTTCTCCATCGCGTGTATGTTTTTAGCTTATCGcctctcaaaaaaataaaatatatatatagaaaattataattaattttttatataatttttttaatgcaaaaaaaatgatttatgaaattgtttttataaataaaactataactttaatttgaagaatttttataacaaattgGAGGCACGGTTCGGTGGTGAGTGTTGTTCCCACGTAGTACGTGTTCGTCTTTGTTACGCTTATCGCTTTCTCATAAcatagaaaattataattagttttttatataaattttttaatgcaaaaaaaaatgatttatgaaattgtttttataaataaaactataactttcatttgaagaatttttataacaaattgGAATTTTTAGAATTGGGTTAGctatcaaaaatatattaagaaaaagaatgaatatAAGTACAAATATAAGGGGAAAAGCATGCGAATAAAATTGAGAAGCGCCTTGATCACAAGCGATGAGTAGATGATctcacataataataaaatgtggGAAAAAAACTATAGAATTGTTGCTGAAAGATAGTGTATATAGCGAGccattaattttcaaattaggattgttttatattataaatctcATTAGTAGGCAGAGAGTGCtggtgtaaaaaaaaataaaattgtgtttGATAATTGTATTTAAgttttttgatttgattatctTCATGTTATGAACTACAAATAGCTAAGagagaaacatagaattattttttataaaaattgaaatttgtgAAAGACAAGtcattatttgaatttataattatttctccgattatatattctaaaaattgCCCGTATTTCAAAAAGTaacatcatatttttaaattggatTTTAAAGATGTTTAAACCTCTATCATAGAAATTAAAAGACGTGAGAGTCCAAAAATATATCCCAttttcaatgtaagaaaaataatgGCTTATAATTTCACTTGTTGCACCATATGCTGCTAAAAGACGCATTACAAATCAACATTTTTAAACAGCTCAAAGGGATAACCTTCTGaattgggaatttttttttttatttttatttttaacatataaaataaaaatatataagtaaaacgGTGTTACCTGCTCCATATATAAGGTTTTGGATGTGTTttaataagtaaatatataattgttctAAAATTATCACAATAACTATATAGCATATGACATAAGTGATCAGTAAAGTATCCAtcgatattatttttaatatattgaattaataaaatcaatatcaaCTATGCAAATCTATGAGGCTCGAAAATTATTAAACCAAAGTATTATCCACATGCAATCATTTGCAACTTAAAATCCAAATAAACCATCAAAGTATCAAACTATATTTTCAaggatattttcaaaattaaagaaaatataagggACGTATTCATAAAAAGACCACAATAAAGTTTAGTTTACACGTAGATAGCTTAGATGGACGCCATTCATTGGCCCAGATCAGAACATTCCACGTCCTTAAACCCGATCACGAGACTCCACGTGGACTTAatcttaattataaaaataatacggggactttttaaaattaaaaaacaatctaGGGACTCATTCACAAAAAATCCCCAATTACTTCTATCCAGATGGACCTCTCTGATTGGTCAGAATAATGACATAATTCCACGTCACCCACTCTCCACAAAATTCCGCGTCACTAACCGAAGCCCAGCCACTCATAAACCGCCACGTATCACTTCCTCCAATCTCATCCGTCCGATTCTCCACGATGGACAAATCCAACGGGTAAGTCAACTCCAAAGTCTACGTTAGGGGTCCCTCAACACCCCCTTTATAAACAAACCACTAGAGAGCCCTACTCGATCGCGAAGATCGAAAGATGAAGACTTGGGCGCTTGCCTCTGCTCtcctgctcctcctcctcctctccacCGTCCCCGATCCCGGTGATCCACTGATCTATGGCTTCTCCCTAGGGTTTCAATCGCTTCTCCTTGATCTCCTTGTTGTTTTGCTAACTTTTCTTCTGGATCTATGCAGGCCATAAGCACCATGCGAATGCTGAGGAGACCGACGATTCGGATGCTCCGGTCGACCCCCCGAAGGTCGAGGAGAAGCTGGGGGCCATCCCCAGCGGGCTTTCCACTGATGCCGATGTTGCCAAGAGGTATTCATCTCCATTTCTCTCGTCCCGTTGTTCACTGTGTTTGATCCTTGGCGCCGGTGTATGATCTgtgtttgatttattattttatttagagaGGCGGAGTCGATCTCAAGGAAGAGTCTGCGGAGTAGCGCGGAGAAGTTTGAGTTCCAGGCCGAGGTTTCACGGCTGATGGATATCATCATCAACTCGTTGTACAGTAACAAAGGATATTTTCTTGAGAGAGCTTATATCTAATGCCTCTGATGTAAGCTATTTTTCTCGAAATTTggttcatttttagtttttgttattgggtgattttgttgatgcttgtttatttgatttgtgtTCATGTAGGCACTGGATAAGATTAGATTCCTTGCTCTGACGGACAAAGAGATCTTAGGGGAAGGCGACAACACTAAGCTCGAGATCATGGTTTGTGCCTCTTTTGATTGAGATTGGAATGGATGTTGCTTTTAAAGGATTATGTTGTTCATGTGGGTTCAATTTAATTTCAGATTAAGTTggacaaggagaagaagatccttTCAATTCGTGACCGAGGAATTGGTATGACAAAGGAGGACTTGATCAAGAACTTGGGAACCATCGCCAAGTCAGGAACTTCTGGTATATTTCTGCCGCTTTGCTGAAAATTCGTTGTTTTTCCATCATTTGGAGCTGTGTTCTGTACTGATTTTTGTGCCGTTTTATCAGCTTTTGTGGAGAAGATGCAGACAGGTGGTGACCTGAATCTTATTGGGCAGTTTGGTGTTGGGTTCTATTCAGTGTATCTTGTTGCTGACTATGTTGAAGTTGTTAGCAAGCACAATGATGATAAACAGTATGGTTTTATGGCccaattatatttgttttacctATTAAAGCATTTGTGTGCTTAAATGCTGAAATAACTTTAATTTGGATTCCCTGTGGTGCTCCAGGTATGTATGGGAGTCCAAGGCGGATGGGTCCTTCGCGATTTCGGAGGATACTTGGAATGAGCCCCTAGGGCGTGGAACAGAAATTAGATTACATCTCAGGGATGAAGCCAAGGAGTATCTTGAGGAAGACAAGCTGAAAGTATGTATAACCATATATTTAATCATTAGAACTATTATGCGCTCCTTTACTTTTGTGAATTTCAgaagtt
This window encodes:
- the LOC120264856 gene encoding peptidyl-prolyl cis-trans isomerase CYP21-1 isoform X2 gives rise to the protein MNLKSLTVIAFLGLIFVFTFFSFRRREALVSISEEVTGEVAHEVTHRVYLDVTIDGQQAGRIVVGLYGNVVPKTAGEKGKGSSGKNLHYKGIPFHRIISGFMIQGGDIIRKDGKGKVSIYGGTFPDENFIVKHSHAGIVSMANSGPNTNGCQFFITTVKASWLDGEHVAFGKVIQGMDTVYAIEGGAGTYNGKPRKKVLIADSGEIPKSKWDEEM
- the LOC120264856 gene encoding peptidyl-prolyl cis-trans isomerase CYP21-1 isoform X1 produces the protein MNLKSLTVIAFLGLIFVFTFFSFRRREALVSISEEVTGEVAHEVTHRVYLDVTIDGQQAGRIVVGLYGNVVPKTAENFRALCTGEKGKGSSGKNLHYKGIPFHRIISGFMIQGGDIIRKDGKGKVSIYGGTFPDENFIVKHSHAGIVSMANSGPNTNGCQFFITTVKASWLDGEHVAFGKVIQGMDTVYAIEGGAGTYNGKPRKKVLIADSGEIPKSKWDEEM